Part of the Prunus persica cultivar Lovell unplaced genomic scaffold, Prunus_persica_NCBIv2 scaffold_137, whole genome shotgun sequence genome, ggcagaaGCGTTCAAAATCAAGCTGCTTCAATCAACCCCTTATTATGCTCAAGCCAATGGGCaggcagaatcaagtaacaaggtgatcATCAACATTATCAGAAAAATGCTTGAGAAAAATCGAAAACAGTGGCATGATAAGTTGTCGGAAACTCTGTGGGCATATAGAACTTCAAAAGGAGAGGCAACTGGCATGACCCCCTATGCTCTGACTTATggccatgatgcaattctgCCTATGGAAATAGTAATCCAATCCCACAGAATTGCTCATCAACACAATATGGTTGGAGAGGATTATTCTCAAGCCATGCTGCTAGAACTGGAAGGATTGGATACAAGCAGGATTGAtaccctcaacaaactc contains:
- the LOC109946405 gene encoding uncharacterized protein LOC109946405, producing MAEAFKIKLLQSTPYYAQANGQAESSNKVIINIIRKMLEKNRKQWHDKLSETLWAYRTSKGEATGMTPYALTYGHDAILPMEIVIQSHRIAHQHNMVGEDYSQAMLLELEGLDTSRIDTLNKLLVGKQAVSRAYNKRVKNKSFEEGEIVWKAVLPLGTHIAGYRKWSPTWEGPFIINQILGLEAYIL